One Bradyrhizobium manausense DNA segment encodes these proteins:
- a CDS encoding MFS transporter — translation MSSVPIEHADGLPQPQRNLAVLTIALGIIMAVVDSAIANVALPTIAADLNASPAFSIWIVNGYQLAITISLLPLASLGEIVGYRRVYLVGLVLFTLASAFCALAHTLPLLTIARIIQGFGAAGIMSVNSALVRFTYPRSLLGRGIGLNALVVAFSAAVGPTLAAGILAFGSWPWLFAINVPLGAITLVLGLRSLPHTIQASHSFDWQSAGLSAITFGVGIAAIDSVGHGEATMTCLIQFAVAIAAGALLIYRETHMKSPLLPVDLLRIPVFGLSIATSIASFCGQMLAFVAIPFYLQSRFGYSAVHMGLLITPWPIAVAFAAPLAGRLVEHYPAGLLGGIGLTLFACGLASLAFLPSNPTPLDIVWRMALAGVGFGLFQTPNNRTMIAAAPRERAGGASGMLGTARLLGQTTGAALVALFLGRYPIEGTRIALLTGVGFALCGAMLSMLRLSPAGARGAEQVRVQDDQRLRGE, via the coding sequence ATGTCGTCTGTCCCGATCGAGCATGCCGACGGACTGCCGCAGCCGCAGCGCAACCTTGCGGTTCTGACCATTGCGCTCGGCATCATCATGGCCGTCGTCGACAGCGCCATCGCCAACGTCGCGCTGCCGACCATCGCGGCTGACCTGAACGCGAGCCCGGCCTTCTCGATCTGGATCGTCAACGGCTATCAGCTCGCCATCACGATCTCGCTGTTGCCGCTGGCGTCGCTCGGCGAGATCGTCGGATATCGCCGCGTCTATCTGGTCGGCCTCGTACTGTTCACGCTCGCATCCGCATTCTGCGCGCTGGCGCATACGCTGCCGCTGCTGACGATCGCGCGGATCATCCAGGGCTTCGGCGCGGCTGGCATCATGAGCGTCAACTCGGCGCTGGTCCGCTTCACCTATCCGCGCAGCCTGCTCGGCCGCGGCATCGGGCTCAACGCCCTCGTCGTCGCCTTTTCCGCTGCGGTAGGACCGACGCTCGCCGCCGGCATCCTGGCGTTTGGGAGCTGGCCCTGGCTCTTCGCCATCAACGTCCCGCTCGGCGCAATTACCCTCGTCCTCGGCCTGCGCAGTCTGCCGCATACGATTCAGGCGAGCCATTCCTTCGACTGGCAAAGCGCGGGGCTCTCGGCGATCACCTTCGGCGTCGGTATCGCTGCAATCGACAGCGTCGGTCACGGCGAGGCGACAATGACCTGCCTCATCCAGTTCGCCGTCGCGATCGCCGCTGGCGCGTTGCTGATTTATCGCGAAACCCACATGAAGTCGCCGCTGCTGCCAGTCGACCTGTTGCGCATCCCGGTGTTCGGACTGTCGATCGCGACCTCGATCGCCTCGTTCTGCGGGCAGATGCTGGCCTTCGTTGCGATCCCCTTCTACCTGCAGAGCCGCTTCGGCTATTCGGCCGTGCATATGGGCCTCCTGATCACCCCATGGCCGATCGCAGTGGCGTTCGCAGCCCCCCTGGCAGGTCGCCTGGTCGAGCATTATCCGGCCGGCCTGCTCGGCGGTATCGGGCTGACGCTGTTCGCCTGTGGCCTTGCCTCGCTCGCTTTCCTGCCCTCGAACCCCACGCCGCTCGACATCGTCTGGCGGATGGCGCTGGCGGGTGTCGGCTTCGGCCTGTTCCAGACCCCCAACAACCGCACCATGATCGCGGCCGCACCGCGCGAGCGCGCCGGCGGTGCCAGCGGCATGCTGGGCACGGCGCGCCTGCTCGGCCAGACCACGGGGGCTGCGCTGGTCGCGCTGTTCCTCGGACGCTATCCGATTGAGGGAACGCGGATCGCGCTTCTCACCGGCGTCGGATTTGCCCTCTGCGGCGCCATGCTGAGCATGCTGCGACTGTCCCCCGCGGGCGCGCGTGGCGCCGAACAGGTCCGTGTGCAGGACGACCAGCGCCTGCGCGGCGAATAA
- a CDS encoding aldo/keto reductase codes for MEYRRLGRSGLMVPALSLGTGTFGGVGRLAAWGTTDATEARRLLDICLEAGVSMFDTANVYSLGESERVLGEAIKGRRDKVLVSTKATFRFGDGPNDIGSSRQHLLAAIDSSLSRLGTDYIDLFQLHGFDAMTPPEEVLSTLDVLVRAGKIRYVGVSNFSGWHLMKSLGVADKHGFPRYVANQTYYSLVGRDYEWELMPLGLDQGLGAVVWSPLGWGRLTGKIRRGQPKPEVSRLPKTADFGPPVPDEHVYRVVDAIDEVAKETGKSVSQIALNWLLQRPTVSTLIIGARNEVQLRENLGAVGWSLTKDHIDKLDAASKVTLPYPYWHQRGTFSDRNPPPV; via the coding sequence ATGGAATACCGACGCTTGGGCCGATCCGGCCTCATGGTGCCCGCTTTGAGCCTTGGCACGGGCACGTTCGGCGGCGTCGGCCGCCTCGCGGCATGGGGGACGACCGATGCCACGGAAGCACGGCGCCTTCTGGACATTTGTCTCGAGGCCGGCGTGTCGATGTTCGACACCGCCAACGTCTATTCGCTCGGCGAGTCCGAACGCGTCCTCGGCGAAGCCATCAAGGGCCGCCGCGACAAGGTGCTGGTCTCGACCAAGGCCACCTTCCGCTTCGGCGACGGCCCCAACGACATCGGCTCGTCGCGGCAGCATTTGCTCGCAGCGATCGACAGTTCGCTGAGCCGCCTCGGCACCGACTATATCGACCTTTTCCAGCTCCATGGCTTTGACGCCATGACGCCGCCGGAAGAAGTGCTCAGCACCCTCGATGTGCTCGTGCGTGCCGGCAAGATCCGTTATGTCGGCGTCTCGAATTTCTCGGGCTGGCACCTGATGAAGTCGCTCGGCGTTGCCGACAAGCACGGCTTCCCGCGCTATGTCGCCAACCAAACCTATTACTCGCTGGTCGGACGCGACTATGAGTGGGAGCTGATGCCGCTTGGCCTCGATCAGGGGCTCGGCGCCGTGGTCTGGTCGCCGCTCGGATGGGGTCGCCTGACCGGAAAGATTCGCCGCGGCCAGCCCAAGCCGGAAGTGAGCCGCCTGCCCAAGACTGCCGATTTCGGGCCGCCCGTGCCCGACGAACACGTCTATCGCGTCGTCGATGCCATCGACGAGGTGGCCAAGGAGACCGGCAAGAGCGTCTCGCAGATCGCGCTGAACTGGCTGCTCCAGCGTCCGACCGTTTCGACGCTGATCATCGGGGCGCGCAACGAAGTGCAGCTGCGCGAAAATCTCGGCGCGGTTGGATGGTCCCTGACCAAGGACCATATCGACAAGCTCGATGCCGCGAGCAAGGTGACGCTGCCCTATCCGTACTGGCACCAGCGCGGGACCTTCTCCGACCGCAATCCGCCGCCCGTGTAA
- a CDS encoding helix-turn-helix domain-containing protein, which produces MTIQFTTDGSPGYRRLALWQDIVCDVFVGLDCKSDLGSAFHGSVTQVGLGKAVCSEVCSDRQHVFRTPSRIARSDQDYVLVALGNRGDGGVVQDGRETVIHPGEFALYDTTRPYELKFRDTFAQTIFKVPREMLQRRLGGTETLTAITFGADAPLERLAYDFIFRLCQSADRLAPNSAATLSEQAVDLLAMALSERLGGASLPSSTHRSALLYRLKAHIRARLADPELSLAETAAALGISSRYINDLLADEDTSFQRHVLAERLAQCKRDLASPVLAHRHISEIAFAWGFNDVSHFGRAFRDHFGMSPRDFRQSQLRH; this is translated from the coding sequence ATGACAATCCAGTTCACGACAGACGGCAGCCCCGGCTACCGGCGGCTTGCCCTCTGGCAGGACATCGTCTGCGACGTCTTCGTCGGGCTTGACTGCAAGTCCGACCTCGGCAGCGCTTTTCACGGCTCGGTCACGCAAGTCGGGCTCGGCAAGGCCGTTTGCTCCGAGGTCTGTTCCGACCGTCAGCATGTTTTCCGCACGCCCTCGCGTATCGCGCGCTCGGATCAGGATTACGTTCTGGTCGCTCTCGGCAATCGTGGCGATGGCGGCGTGGTACAGGACGGCCGCGAGACCGTGATCCATCCCGGCGAGTTCGCGCTTTACGACACCACGCGTCCCTATGAGCTGAAGTTCAGGGACACCTTCGCCCAGACCATCTTCAAGGTACCCCGCGAGATGTTGCAGCGCCGGCTCGGCGGCACCGAGACGCTGACGGCGATCACGTTTGGGGCCGATGCGCCGCTCGAACGGCTCGCCTATGATTTCATCTTCAGGCTTTGCCAGAGCGCGGACCGGCTCGCGCCCAATAGCGCCGCCACCCTTTCCGAGCAGGCCGTCGACTTGCTCGCGATGGCGCTGAGCGAACGGCTCGGCGGAGCGTCGCTGCCATCCTCGACCCATCGCTCCGCCCTGCTCTACCGGCTCAAGGCGCATATCCGCGCGCGCCTCGCCGATCCCGAACTCTCGCTGGCCGAGACCGCCGCCGCGCTCGGCATCTCCTCGCGCTACATCAACGATCTCCTCGCCGACGAGGACACCTCGTTCCAGCGCCATGTGCTCGCCGAGCGTCTCGCGCAATGCAAACGCGACCTCGCCTCGCCCGTGCTCGCCCATCGCCACATCAGCGAGATCGCGTTTGCCTGGGGCTTTAACGACGTGTCGCATTTCGGCCGGGCCTTCCGCGACCATTTCGGGATGTCGCCACGCGACTTCAGGCAGAGCCAACTACGGCACTGA
- a CDS encoding carbon-nitrogen hydrolase family protein yields the protein MGIEHPKYKVAVVQAAPAWLDLDASIDKSIALIREAAEKGAKLIAFPEAFIPGYPWHIWMDSPAWAIGRGFVQRYFDNSLSYDSPQAERLRDAVRKAKLTAVFGLSERDGGSLYLAQWLIGPDGETIARRRKLRPTHAERTVYGEGDGSDLAVHARPDIGRIGALCCWEHLQPLSKYAMYAQNEQVHIAAWPSFSLYDPFAPALGAEVNNAASRVYAVEGSCFVLAPCATVSQAMIDELCDRPDKNALLHVGGGFAAIYGPDGSQIGDKLAPDQEGLLIAEIDLGAIGVAKNAADPAGHYSRPDVTRLLLNKKPYKRVEQFALPVDTIEPTDINAAAS from the coding sequence ATGGGCATTGAACATCCGAAATACAAGGTCGCGGTGGTGCAGGCGGCGCCCGCCTGGCTCGATCTCGACGCCTCGATCGACAAATCGATCGCCCTGATCAGGGAGGCCGCCGAGAAGGGCGCCAAGCTGATTGCATTCCCGGAGGCTTTTATCCCGGGCTACCCCTGGCATATCTGGATGGACTCGCCGGCCTGGGCGATCGGCCGCGGTTTCGTGCAGCGCTATTTCGACAATTCGTTGTCCTACGACAGCCCGCAGGCCGAGCGACTGCGCGACGCCGTCCGGAAGGCCAAGCTCACCGCCGTGTTCGGTCTGTCCGAGCGCGATGGCGGCAGCCTTTATCTGGCGCAATGGCTGATCGGGCCCGACGGCGAGACCATCGCCAGGCGCCGCAAGCTGCGGCCGACCCATGCCGAGCGCACAGTCTATGGCGAGGGCGACGGCAGTGATCTTGCGGTCCACGCACGCCCCGACATCGGCCGCATCGGCGCGCTGTGCTGTTGGGAGCATCTTCAGCCGCTGTCGAAATATGCGATGTACGCCCAGAACGAGCAGGTTCACATCGCCGCATGGCCAAGCTTCTCGCTGTACGATCCCTTTGCGCCGGCACTCGGCGCCGAGGTCAACAACGCCGCCTCGCGCGTCTATGCAGTCGAAGGCTCCTGCTTCGTGCTTGCGCCTTGCGCGACGGTGTCGCAGGCGATGATCGATGAGCTCTGCGACCGGCCGGACAAGAATGCGCTGCTGCACGTGGGCGGTGGCTTTGCCGCCATCTACGGGCCCGACGGCAGCCAGATTGGTGACAAGCTTGCGCCGGATCAGGAGGGGCTGCTGATCGCCGAGATCGACCTCGGCGCTATCGGCGTCGCCAAGAACGCCGCAGATCCCGCCGGGCATTATTCGCGGCCCGACGTCACGCGGTTGCTGCTCAACAAGAAGCCGTACAAGCGCGTCGAGCAGTTCGCGCTGCCGGTGGATACCATTGAGCCTACGGACATCAACGCTGCTGCAAGCTGA
- a CDS encoding phenylacetaldoxime dehydratase family protein, translating into MESAIPLQLETQRTRHKRVPDDYQPPYPSFVARYKPAVNRVVMAYFGVQHRAAAPTQALAEIADLFAGEGGPMHWDRAHYVDQAGHTNIVSVAYWDDIARFDAWFAPAREAWTGKQRDGIGTFIEVLRPTVARHETLFSSLGRPEGVAVIAEGMSGEVQEHAYWGGMRDRIPLSQTDPMSPAGNPELIRDGARLRVKAHDNLCLIRSGQDWSDTETSERKLYLDDVEPVLREGMDFLRDDGLAIGCYANRYMQVLSADGKASEKSYGQSWWRSLAALERWAESHPTHVKIFGAAMKYLSTLGPSAKLRLYHEVTVAAADEQFFEYLNCHSGTGMLAAVETVGA; encoded by the coding sequence ATGGAATCCGCAATTCCCCTGCAACTTGAAACTCAGCGCACGCGCCATAAGCGCGTGCCGGACGATTACCAGCCGCCATATCCGTCGTTCGTGGCGCGCTATAAGCCCGCGGTCAATCGTGTGGTGATGGCTTATTTCGGCGTTCAGCATCGTGCGGCGGCTCCGACACAAGCGCTCGCTGAAATCGCGGATTTGTTCGCTGGCGAGGGCGGTCCCATGCACTGGGACCGTGCGCATTATGTCGATCAGGCCGGCCACACGAACATCGTCTCGGTGGCCTATTGGGACGACATCGCGCGCTTCGACGCCTGGTTTGCGCCGGCAAGGGAGGCGTGGACCGGCAAGCAGCGTGACGGCATCGGCACTTTCATCGAGGTGCTGCGTCCCACCGTGGCGCGGCACGAGACGCTGTTCTCTTCGCTCGGTAGACCCGAAGGTGTCGCTGTGATTGCAGAGGGCATGAGCGGCGAGGTGCAGGAGCATGCCTATTGGGGAGGGATGCGCGATCGCATTCCGCTGTCGCAGACCGACCCGATGTCGCCGGCTGGCAACCCCGAGCTGATCCGTGACGGTGCACGGCTGCGCGTGAAGGCGCACGACAATCTTTGCCTGATCCGTTCCGGCCAGGATTGGAGTGATACTGAGACGTCCGAGCGAAAGCTCTATCTCGACGACGTCGAGCCGGTGCTGCGCGAGGGCATGGATTTCTTGCGCGACGACGGCCTTGCGATCGGTTGCTATGCCAACCGCTACATGCAAGTGCTCTCGGCTGACGGCAAGGCGAGCGAAAAATCCTACGGGCAGAGCTGGTGGAGGAGTTTGGCCGCGCTGGAGCGCTGGGCTGAATCGCATCCGACCCACGTCAAGATCTTCGGCGCAGCGATGAAATATCTCTCGACGCTGGGGCCGTCAGCGAAGCTGCGGCTCTATCACGAGGTTACGGTGGCGGCCGCCGATGAACAGTTCTTCGAATATCTGAACTGCCACTCCGGGACCGGTATGCTGGCGGCGGTGGAGACCGTCGGCGCCTAG
- a CDS encoding HAD family hydrolase, giving the protein MRTIYFDLDGTLTDPKPGITGSIQYALKKLGKSVPSQDELTWCIGPPLHASLKALTGTDALADQALLLYRDRFSEVGLFENSPYPGIHDTLAAIAASGARLFVATSKPAVYASRIVDHFGLKPYFERVFGSELDGTRVDKRDLLRYALAEAEVDPRQAIMIGDRSHDVVGARTNGMTAIGVLYGYGSEAELRDAGAHHICAAHPDVLGHCLA; this is encoded by the coding sequence ATGCGGACAATCTATTTTGATCTCGACGGCACGCTGACCGATCCAAAGCCGGGGATCACCGGTTCGATCCAGTATGCCCTGAAAAAACTTGGCAAGTCGGTCCCAAGCCAGGATGAATTGACCTGGTGCATCGGGCCGCCCCTGCATGCGAGCCTGAAGGCGCTGACCGGAACCGACGCATTGGCCGACCAGGCGCTCCTGCTCTACCGCGACCGGTTTTCCGAGGTTGGGCTGTTCGAGAACTCACCCTATCCGGGCATCCACGACACGCTCGCGGCGATCGCCGCTAGCGGCGCGCGACTCTTCGTCGCGACCAGCAAGCCGGCAGTCTACGCCAGCCGTATCGTCGATCATTTCGGCCTGAAGCCGTATTTCGAGCGCGTGTTCGGCTCCGAGCTCGACGGCACCCGCGTCGACAAGCGCGACCTGCTGCGCTACGCGCTTGCCGAGGCCGAAGTCGATCCGCGGCAAGCGATCATGATCGGCGACCGCAGCCACGACGTGGTCGGCGCCCGGACCAACGGCATGACGGCCATCGGCGTGCTCTATGGCTATGGCAGCGAGGCCGAGCTCAGGGACGCCGGCGCGCATCACATCTGCGCCGCGCACCCGGATGTGCTTGGTCACTGCCTCGCCTAG
- a CDS encoding lytic transglycosylase domain-containing protein: MAFVRAQRLIWWVLAAAFVFTPVLAEDAPVPPTQLGPEAPAKPAAGEPVRESDTRESICLIVEAAARDANLPLEFFARVIWQESRFQADAVGPTTRSGEHAQGIAQFMPGTASERGLLNPFNPVQALPKSAEFLNELRNQFGNLGLAAAAYNAGPRRVQEWLAGTGGMPEQTRNYVYVITGATIDAWAKAGSTGKGPPSSPPTSCRDLMALLKRAPNPFVAELEQHVEFAAAKIWGVQLAAGFDRNKALAMYSRAVTRLSAVIGERDPSLLSSVVRSRGSHAFYQVRIGADTRNEADDLCNRIRKAGGACFVLKNRGVRG; encoded by the coding sequence ATGGCGTTCGTCCGGGCTCAGAGGCTGATCTGGTGGGTGCTTGCGGCGGCGTTCGTTTTCACGCCGGTGCTTGCCGAGGATGCTCCGGTCCCTCCTACGCAACTTGGGCCCGAGGCGCCGGCAAAGCCGGCGGCCGGCGAACCTGTGCGCGAGAGCGACACACGGGAGTCGATCTGCCTGATCGTTGAGGCCGCGGCGCGCGATGCCAATCTGCCACTGGAATTTTTCGCCCGCGTCATCTGGCAGGAGAGTCGTTTCCAGGCCGATGCGGTGGGTCCGACGACGCGCAGCGGCGAGCACGCGCAGGGGATCGCGCAGTTCATGCCGGGCACTGCAAGCGAGCGGGGGCTGCTCAATCCATTCAATCCGGTCCAGGCGCTGCCGAAATCGGCCGAGTTCTTGAACGAGCTTCGCAACCAGTTCGGCAATCTCGGCCTCGCCGCGGCCGCCTACAATGCCGGTCCCCGGCGGGTGCAGGAATGGCTCGCCGGCACTGGTGGCATGCCGGAGCAAACGCGCAACTACGTCTACGTCATCACCGGCGCGACGATCGATGCATGGGCCAAGGCCGGCAGCACCGGCAAGGGGCCGCCGAGTTCACCGCCGACAAGTTGCCGTGACCTGATGGCGCTGCTGAAGCGCGCGCCGAACCCGTTCGTCGCCGAACTCGAGCAGCATGTCGAGTTTGCCGCCGCGAAGATCTGGGGTGTTCAGCTCGCCGCCGGCTTCGACCGCAACAAGGCGCTGGCAATGTACTCACGCGCCGTGACGCGGCTCAGCGCCGTGATCGGCGAGCGCGATCCCAGCCTGTTGAGCTCGGTGGTGCGCAGTCGCGGTTCGCACGCCTTCTACCAGGTGCGCATCGGCGCAGATACGCGAAATGAGGCTGACGATCTCTGCAACCGTATCCGGAAGGCGGGGGGCGCCTGCTTTGTGCTGAAGAACCGGGGCGTCCGCGGGTAG
- a CDS encoding AzlC family ABC transporter permease encodes MALPPLDSPQWQSPWRAFAWGLRSITQTILTLVLFATYLGIGALAHDSHFSLVWALASTLFVWAGPAQIILITTLGAGATIIQSAIAVTVSAVRLFPMVVSVLPLMRTPTTKRRELFFAAHLTAVTLWVECHRFLPLVPRERRIAFVNGLGFGLVSVCLTANTVGYFLAANLTQTFGAAILLLTPLSFLFSTARNSREAADVVALALGILLYPLAARMNTGLDILVSGAAAGTIAYGVHWWREVRA; translated from the coding sequence GTGGCGCTCCCTCCGCTCGATTCACCTCAATGGCAAAGTCCGTGGCGCGCCTTTGCCTGGGGGCTGCGCTCGATCACGCAGACGATCCTCACGCTCGTTCTTTTTGCGACCTATCTCGGCATCGGCGCGCTCGCCCATGACAGCCATTTCAGCCTGGTCTGGGCGCTCGCTTCGACGCTGTTCGTGTGGGCCGGACCGGCGCAGATCATTTTGATCACGACGCTCGGCGCAGGCGCGACCATCATCCAGTCGGCGATCGCGGTCACCGTCAGTGCTGTCAGGCTGTTTCCAATGGTGGTCTCGGTGCTGCCGCTGATGCGCACACCAACAACCAAGCGGCGCGAACTGTTCTTCGCAGCCCATCTCACGGCGGTGACGCTGTGGGTCGAATGCCATCGCTTCCTGCCGCTTGTGCCGCGCGAGCGGCGGATCGCCTTCGTCAACGGTCTCGGCTTTGGCTTGGTCTCGGTGTGTCTCACAGCCAACACGGTCGGCTATTTCCTCGCTGCCAACCTGACGCAGACATTTGGCGCCGCGATCCTGCTGCTCACGCCGCTGTCCTTTCTGTTCTCGACCGCGCGCAACAGCCGCGAGGCCGCAGACGTGGTCGCACTTGCGCTCGGGATTTTGCTCTATCCTCTGGCCGCGAGGATGAACACCGGTCTCGACATTCTCGTCAGCGGCGCAGCGGCCGGCACCATTGCCTATGGCGTGCATTGGTGGCGGGAGGTGCGCGCATGA
- a CDS encoding AzlD domain-containing protein: MSAAQLIGDWHALVVLFVAGVIPNQVWRMLGLWFGGGIDEGSELLVWVRAVATAILAGVIAQILVEPPGALAGVPDGLRYGAVAAGLVVFLLTRRSIFAGVVAGEVFMLAGTWWLG, from the coding sequence ATGAGCGCTGCGCAACTGATCGGCGACTGGCACGCACTCGTCGTGCTGTTCGTCGCCGGCGTCATTCCCAACCAGGTATGGCGCATGCTCGGCCTGTGGTTCGGCGGTGGCATCGACGAGGGCTCCGAGCTGCTGGTCTGGGTGAGGGCGGTCGCGACCGCGATCCTGGCCGGCGTCATCGCCCAGATCCTCGTCGAGCCGCCCGGCGCGCTCGCCGGTGTGCCGGATGGCCTGCGTTATGGCGCGGTGGCCGCCGGCCTTGTCGTGTTCCTGCTGACCCGTCGCTCGATCTTCGCGGGCGTTGTCGCCGGCGAAGTCTTCATGCTGGCCGGTACGTGGTGGTTGGGCTAA
- the tsaA gene encoding tRNA (N6-threonylcarbamoyladenosine(37)-N6)-methyltransferase TrmO, whose amino-acid sequence MVRENELREGEVAIELPSTKDAGLVFIGRIRTPWTSRLETPRQGRADGPVCRLEIFEAFAPAIKGVDFYSNLEVLYWLDRSRRDIVLQSPKNNEKTRGTFSLRSPVRPNPIGTSIVKLVGIEGNTILVRGLDCLDNTPLIDIKPDRCEFTPLAAPQAGDFQTE is encoded by the coding sequence ATGGTTCGCGAAAACGAGCTCCGCGAGGGCGAGGTCGCCATCGAGCTGCCGTCGACGAAGGATGCCGGCCTCGTCTTCATCGGCCGCATCCGCACGCCCTGGACGTCGCGCCTGGAGACGCCGCGGCAGGGCCGTGCCGACGGTCCGGTCTGCCGGCTCGAGATCTTCGAGGCCTTCGCGCCGGCCATCAAGGGCGTCGATTTCTACAGCAATCTCGAAGTGCTCTACTGGCTCGACAGGTCGCGCCGCGACATCGTCCTGCAAAGCCCGAAGAACAACGAGAAAACCCGCGGCACGTTTTCGCTGCGCTCGCCGGTCCGGCCCAATCCGATCGGCACTTCGATCGTCAAGCTCGTCGGCATCGAGGGCAACACAATCCTGGTGCGGGGCCTCGACTGCCTCGACAATACGCCCCTGATCGACATCAAGCCGGATCGCTGTGAGTTCACGCCGCTGGCTGCGCCGCAGGCTGGGGACTTTCAGACGGAATGA
- a CDS encoding HIT domain-containing protein, producing the protein MTAYDTNNIFAKILRGELPCHKIYEDEHVFAFLDIMPRVPGHTLVIPKAPARNILDIKPDDYAHVARGAHKIAAAAMKAFKADGITVQQFNEPAGGQVVFHLHTHVLPRHDGVAMLPPASRKEDVKVLEENATKLIAALKAG; encoded by the coding sequence ATGACCGCCTACGACACCAACAACATCTTCGCAAAGATCCTGCGCGGCGAACTGCCCTGTCACAAGATCTACGAAGATGAGCATGTCTTCGCCTTTCTCGACATCATGCCGCGCGTGCCCGGTCATACGCTGGTGATCCCGAAGGCCCCTGCCCGCAACATCCTCGACATCAAGCCCGACGACTACGCCCACGTCGCCCGCGGTGCGCACAAGATCGCGGCCGCCGCAATGAAGGCGTTCAAGGCCGATGGCATCACCGTGCAGCAGTTCAATGAGCCCGCCGGCGGCCAGGTGGTGTTTCATCTCCACACGCACGTGTTGCCTCGCCACGATGGCGTGGCGATGCTGCCGCCCGCGAGCCGCAAGGAAGACGTCAAGGTGCTCGAAGAGAATGCGACCAAGCTGATCGCGGCGCTGAAGGCAGGCTAG
- a CDS encoding GNAT family N-acetyltransferase: MASSDITLEAVPSIGEVSPEDWDACANPGKVCNGHGLGTSSGLPGDSLGLLKPAYNPFVSHAFLSAAEKSGSATIRTGWGPRHLVAKIGDRVAGVVPCYLKSHSQGEYVFDRGWADAYERAGGRYYPKLQVSVPFTPATGPRLLVRDGVDHARITEALASGLVALCGVSKASSVHVTFAREAEWKLLAQHGFLQRTDQQFHWRNEGFASFDDFLATLNSRHRKSIKRERRDALANGVTIHWLTGKDITEDAWDAFFEFYMETGSRKWGRPYLTREFFSLIGETMSEDVLLVMARRNNRWIAGAINFIGSDTLFGRNWGAVEHHPFLHFEVCYYQAIDFAIKRGLTHVEAGAQGEHKIARGYLPRTTHSAHFIADPGLRRAIDDYLKRERTYVAEAGRELAELGPFRKGIDEAP; this comes from the coding sequence ATGGCATCATCCGACATCACGCTGGAGGCGGTACCGTCCATTGGCGAAGTCTCGCCGGAAGATTGGGACGCCTGCGCCAATCCTGGCAAGGTCTGCAATGGGCACGGACTGGGAACCTCATCCGGGCTCCCAGGCGATTCGCTCGGCCTGTTAAAGCCCGCCTATAACCCGTTCGTCTCGCACGCCTTTCTTTCGGCTGCCGAGAAATCGGGTTCGGCCACGATCCGCACCGGCTGGGGACCGCGCCACCTCGTCGCCAAGATCGGTGATCGCGTCGCCGGAGTCGTGCCCTGCTATCTGAAATCGCACAGCCAGGGCGAATACGTCTTCGACCGCGGATGGGCGGATGCCTATGAGCGCGCCGGCGGCCGCTATTATCCCAAGCTTCAGGTCTCTGTTCCCTTTACGCCGGCGACGGGGCCGCGGCTGCTGGTTCGTGACGGCGTCGACCACGCGCGTATCACCGAGGCCCTGGCGAGCGGGCTGGTGGCGCTGTGCGGCGTCAGCAAGGCTTCCTCTGTGCATGTCACCTTCGCCCGTGAGGCGGAGTGGAAGCTGCTCGCCCAGCACGGCTTCCTGCAGCGCACCGACCAGCAGTTCCATTGGCGGAATGAGGGTTTTGCCAGCTTCGACGATTTCCTGGCAACGCTGAACTCACGCCACCGCAAGTCGATCAAGCGCGAACGGCGCGATGCATTGGCTAACGGCGTCACCATCCACTGGCTCACGGGCAAGGACATCACCGAAGACGCGTGGGACGCCTTCTTCGAATTCTACATGGAGACCGGCTCGCGCAAATGGGGCCGGCCGTATCTCACGCGCGAATTTTTCTCGCTGATCGGCGAGACCATGAGCGAGGACGTGCTGCTGGTGATGGCCCGCCGCAACAACCGCTGGATCGCGGGCGCCATCAATTTCATCGGCTCGGACACGCTGTTCGGCCGCAACTGGGGCGCGGTCGAGCATCATCCGTTCCTGCATTTCGAGGTCTGCTATTACCAGGCGATCGATTTCGCGATCAAACGCGGTCTCACCCATGTCGAGGCCGGTGCGCAGGGCGAGCACAAGATCGCGCGCGGCTACCTGCCGCGGACCACCCACTCCGCGCATTTCATCGCCGATCCCGGCCTGCGCCGCGCCATCGATGATTACCTCAAGCGCGAGCGCACTTATGTTGCCGAAGCCGGTCGGGAACTGGCCGAGCTCGGCCCGTTCCGGAAAGGCATCGACGAGGCGCCTTGA